The Thermoplasmata archaeon genomic sequence GCAGGACCGCAAGGAGGTCCTCCTCTCGTCCCTCGACGAGAAGATCGAGAAGGGGGACGTGCTGTACAGCCTCGCCTCCGGCATCGCCGAGGACTATCGGGAGCTGCAGCAGCTGGGAGAGCTCTCGCGGGAGCTCGACATCGAGCTGTCCCTGCACACGCCGTACTACATGGACCTCGCCGACGCGGACGGCCTCGCGCAGAAGAGCGTCCAGAGCGTGGTGTGGGGCGGGATGCTCGCGGAAGCGATGGGCTCTCCGATCGTCGTGACGCACCTCGGGATGTTCGGCGAACTCGCCCCGAAGGAAGCGATGACCCGGATCGCGAAGAACCTCCGGCTCATCCGCGACGCGTACAAGAAGGGGAAGATCCACGCCCGGCTCGGCATCGAGGCGAGCGGCCGGACGGAGGTCGTTGGCAGCCTCGACGAGATCTTGACGCTCGTGAAGAACGCGAAAGGCATCCTGCCGGTCCTGAACTTCGCCCATGTCCACGCGCGCGGCTTCGGGCTCTTCAAGCGTCCGGAGGACTTCGACGACGTGTTGACGAAGGTCGAGCAGGCCTCCGACGGCGGGCACATCCACGCCCATTTCAGCGGCGTCGAACATGCGGACGGCAATGAGCTGCGCTACACGCCGATCAAGAAAGGCGACCTCCGGTTTGAGCCGCTCGCGGAATGCCTCCTCGACGAGGACTACGACCTGACGATCGTGTCGTCGTCGCCGCTGCTCGAGCACGACGCGATGTACATGAAAGTCATCCTCGAGCGCGTCCTCGCGAAGCGCCTGATCCGGCCGACGAAACCGGAGAAGGAAGAGAAGGAAGTGAGGCGCCGGTGAGGAAGGCCCCTGCCGTCGGGGCCAGAGGCACCGCCGAGGAGTCCACGAAGTACCTCCTCGACCATGTGAAGCAGATCCTTGCCGTCGACCGGAGCAAGGACATCGAGGCCGCCGTCGACGTCTTCACGTCGGCGAAGAAACTGTTCGTCTACGGCGTCGGCCGCAGCGGCCTCGCCGCCCGAGCCTTCGCGATGCGCATGGTCCAGCTGGGGATCGACTGCTACTTCATCGGCGAGACGATCACGCCGGTCGTGAACGACGGGGATGCGGTCCTGATCGTCTCGAACACCGGATCGACGATGAGCGCGATCCAGGTCGCGAACATCGCGCGCCGCGTCGGCGCCAAGGTCATCTCGGTCACGGGCCACCGCGCCTCGAAGCTCGCGAACGCTAGCAACGTCGTCTTGCTGATCCACGTGG encodes the following:
- a CDS encoding TIM barrel protein, whose protein sequence is MIRFGPSGIPLSCKGRTLRDGIEDIHNLGLTAMEVQLVRVNLNERYAGDEDVGRTPREIPEELTVQIGRKQDRKEVLLSSLDEKIEKGDVLYSLASGIAEDYRELQQLGELSRELDIELSLHTPYYMDLADADGLAQKSVQSVVWGGMLAEAMGSPIVVTHLGMFGELAPKEAMTRIAKNLRLIRDAYKKGKIHARLGIEASGRTEVVGSLDEILTLVKNAKGILPVLNFAHVHARGFGLFKRPEDFDDVLTKVEQASDGGHIHAHFSGVEHADGNELRYTPIKKGDLRFEPLAECLLDEDYDLTIVSSSPLLEHDAMYMKVILERVLAKRLIRPTKPEKEEKEVRRR
- a CDS encoding SIS domain-containing protein — protein: MRKAPAVGARGTAEESTKYLLDHVKQILAVDRSKDIEAAVDVFTSAKKLFVYGVGRSGLAARAFAMRMVQLGIDCYFIGETITPVVNDGDAVLIVSNTGSTMSAIQVANIARRVGAKVISVTGHRASKLANASNVVLLIHVAEDGGQARLAPLGTLFEDTTVILLDGLVAQIMEQLGQTESDMRGRHAIMV